The Salvia miltiorrhiza cultivar Shanhuang (shh) chromosome 1, IMPLAD_Smil_shh, whole genome shotgun sequence genome has a window encoding:
- the LOC130999717 gene encoding pre-mRNA-splicing factor SLU7-like, which produces MATASVAFKSREDHRKQLELEEARKAGLAPAEVDEDGKEINPHIPQYMSSAPWYLNAERPSLKHQRKWKSDPNYTKSWYDRGAKTFQAEKFRKGACENCGALTHDKKACVERPRKLGAKWTGKHIAPDEKIETFELDYDGKRDRWNGYDAASYKHVIQRYEARDEARSKFLKDQQLKKLEEKNNNQNKEDGVSDDEDNEDNLKVDEAKVDESKQMDFAKVEKRVRTTGGGSTGTVRNLRIREDTAKYLLNLDVNSAHYDPKTRSMREDPLPDMDPNEKFYAGDNQNRVSGQALEFKQLNVHAWEAFDKGHDVHMQAAPSQAELLYKNFKINKEKLKSHTKDTIMEKYGNAAADEVLPRELLLGQSEREVEYDRAGRIIKGQEMALPKSKYEEDVYINNHTSVWGSWWKDHQWGYKCCHQTVRNSYCTGAAGIEAAEASADLMKANIARKEATEEAPAAAEEKRLATWGSEVPDDLVLDQKRLIEALQKEDERKREERDERKRKYNVKWNDEVTPEDMEAFRMKRVHHDDPMKDFLN; this is translated from the exons ATGGCGACTGCGTCAG TGGCGTTTAAATCAAGGGAGGATCACAGGAAACAACTTGAACTAGAAGAGGCCCGAAAGGCTGGGCTCGCACCGGCCGAAGTGGATGAAGATGGAAAGGAAATCAATCCTCACATTCCACAGTATATGTCTTCTGCGCCTTGGTATCTCAATGCGGAGAGACCG AGTTTGAAGCATCAAAGGAAGTGGAAGTCTGATCCAAATTATACCAAGTCGTGGTATGACAGAGGTGCAAAGACTTTTCAAGCTGAAAAATTTAGAAAGGGTGCTTGTGAAAA CTGCGGAGCTTTGACACACGACAAGAAGGCTTGCGTGGAAAGACCCCGCAAATTAGGAGCCAAATGGACAGGCAAGCATATTGCCCCAGATGAAAAGATAGAGACCTTTGAGCTCGATTATGATGGGAAGAGAGATCGATGGAATGGATATGATGCTGCATCTTATAAACATGTCATTCAGAGATATGAAGCAAGGGATGAAGCAAGAAGCAAATTTTTGAAGGACCAACAGCTTAAGAAGTTGGAggagaaaaataataatcaaaataaagAAGATGGTGTCAGTGATGATGAGGATAATGAAGACAATTTGAAAGTTGACGAGGCCAAGGTTGATGAGAGCAAACAAATGGACTTCGCGAAGGTTGAGAAGCGTGTGCGTACTACGGGTGGTGGTAGCACAGGAACTGTCAG GAATTTACGTATTAGAGAGGATACTGCAAAATATCTTCTCAATCTTGATGTTAACTCTGCCCACTATGACCCCAAAACCCGTTCTATGCGTGAGGACCCTCTTCCAGACATGGATCCGAATGAGAAGTTTTATGCT GGAGACAACCAGAATAGAGTGAGTGGGCAAGCTTTGGAGTTCAAACAGCTGAATGTTCATGCTTGGGAAGCATTTGACAAGGGTCATGACGTTCATATGCAAGCTGCTCCTTCACAAGCCGAGTTGCTTTATAAAAATTTCAAGATCAACAAGGAAAAGTTGAAGTCTCATACTAAAGACACAATCATGGAGAAGTATGGGAATGCTGCTGCTGATGAAGTACTTCCACGAGAACTTCTACTGGGGCAAAGTGAGCGAGAGGTTGAATATGATCGTGCTGGTAGGATCATAAAAGGCCAG GAGATGGCTCTTCCGAAGAGCAAGTACGAAGAAGATGTTTACATAAACAACCACACAAGTGTTTGGGGTTCATGGTGGAAAGATCATCAATGGGGTTACAAATGTTGCCACCAGACAGTAAGGAACAGTTATTGTACTGGTGCTGCTGGTATTGAGGCTGCTGAAGCTTCAGCTGACCTTATGAAAGCTAATATAGCTCGGAAGGAGGCTACTGAAG AAGCACCTGCAGCAGCTGAGGAGAAAAGACTTGCTACATGGGGATCGGAAGTACCTGACGATCTGGTACTAGACCAAAAAAGACTTATCGAAGCACTTCAGAAG GAGGACGAacggaagagagaggagagggatGAAAGGAAACGGAAATACAACGTGAAGTGGAACGATGAG GTTACACCCGAAGATATGGAAGCTTTCAGGATGAAGAGGGTCCATCACGACGATCCAATGAAGGATTTCCTGAATTAA
- the LOC130999737 gene encoding uncharacterized protein LOC130999737, translating to MPISMENPILLLTSIIFLAASSMAAAHQPMPGFLYTRSRGTCTPQYWSSRSESWPKMVPHRSTVSNAFGSRAFERFRPELTLLEAAARNDDGGDVFASLLKESTAALINSYARKGYPYAAWEVKTLLIQALVSHAAAAAQAHTFLQANLNCA from the exons ATGCCAATATCCATGGAAAATCCAATCCTTCTTCTCACATCCATCATTTTCCTGGCCGCTTCATCAATGGCGGCGGCCCACCAGCCCATGCCCGGATTCCTCTACACAAGATCCAGAGGAACATGCACTCCTCA GTATTGGAGCAGCAGGAGCGAGTCGTGGCCGAAGATGGTTCCCCACAGATCCACGGTGTCCAACGCTTTCGGGTCGCGGGCCTTCGAGCGCTTCCGGCCCGAACTCACGCTTCTGGAGGCGGCCGCCAGGAACGACGACGGCGGCGACGTCTTCGCAAGCCTGCTCAAGGAGTCGACGGCGGCGCTCATCAACTCCTACGCCAGAAAAGGCTATCCCTACGCCGCTTGGGAGGTCAAGACGCTGCTCATTCAGGCGCTCGTCTcccacgccgccgccgccgctcagGCTCACACATTTCTTCAGGCTAACCTCAACTGTGCTTGA
- the LOC130999749 gene encoding 11S globulin seed storage protein 1-like, whose amino-acid sequence MATTFLSALSLVLLLGSAAASAYKGSWQHGECDISRINAMEPSFRLQSEGGVSEFWDHNAEEFQCAGVSLHRHTIRTRGMLLPVYHNAPMLVYVLQGKGIYGITISGCPETFESPQQSREGMRSQKFGDRHQQIGFLKEGDVIAIRAGDAHWAYNNGDQDLVVVVLQDNANNANQLDQNPRSFFLAGNPNWGQEQQKEQLRFHGERRHAQHEFGNVFKGMSLDILTEAFDIDEETARKLQCDNDERGMIVIVDKELQVIKPPLREREREYMTNGIDETICTTQNKDNVDNPSRAAVYNPQAGRFSTVNAFTLPLLRFIQLSFAKANLHRNAIMAPHWFMNAHSILYITRGEKYIQVVNQKGQAVFEGQVREGQVLVVPQNFAVVKQAGEQGCEWVQFHTHANAMFNTLSGRTSALRGLPVDVVANAYQISREEAERLKNSRRETLLFSGTRQSRRRVASA is encoded by the exons ATGGCTACAACCTTCCTCTCTGCTCTCAGCCTTGTTCTGCTCCTcggctccgccgccgcctccgcctatAAAGGAAGCTGGCAGCATGGCGAGTGCGATATCTCTAGGATCAACGCCATGGAGCCGTCCTTCCGCCTCCAATCCGAAGGCGGAGTGTCCGAATTCTGGGATCACAACGCCGAGGAGTTCCAGTGCGCCGGCGTGTCGTTGCACCGCCACACCATCCGCACCAGAGGCATGCTGCTGCCTGTATATCACAATGCTCCCATGCTTGTCTATGTTCTTCAAG GCAAGGGGATTTACGGGATCACGATTTCTGGGTGCCCCGAAACCTTCGAGTCGCCCCAGCAATCGCGGGAGGGGATGAGAAGCCAAAAATTCGGTGATCGTCATCAGCAAATCGGCTTCTTGAAAGAGGGCGATGTGATCGCCATCAGAGCCGGAGATGCTCACTGGGCTTACAACAACGGCGATCAAGACCTCGTCGTCGTCGTTTTGCAAGACAACGCCAACAACGCCAACCAGCTCGACCAAAACCCCAGG TCCTTCTTCCTCGCCGGAAACCCCAACTGGGGGCAGGAGCAACAAAAGGAGCAGCTCCGCTTCCACGGCGAGAGACGCCACGCGCAGCACGAGTTCGGCAACGTCTTCAAGGGAATGAGCCTCGACATTTTGACGGAGGCGTTCGACATCGATGAGGAGACGGCCAGGAAGCTGCAGTGCGACAACGACGAGAGAGGAATGATTGTCATTGTAGACAAAGAGCTGCAGGTGATCAAGCCCCCTctcagagagagagaaagggaatACATGACTAACGGAATTGATGAGACCATTTGCACCACCCAGAACAAGGACAACGTCGACAATCCCTCACGCGCCGCCGTCTACAACCCGCAGGCCGGCCGCTTCTCTACCGTCAACGCCTTCACCCTTCCCCTCCTCCGCTTCATTCAGCTCAGCTTCGCCAAGGCCAATCTTCACAGG AATGCCATAATGGCGCCACATTGGTTCATGAATGCCCACAGCATATTGTACATCACCCGCGGTGAGAAATATATTCAAGTGGTGAACCAGAAGGGGCAGGCGGTGTTCGAGGGGCAGGTGAGAGAGGGGCAGGTGTTGGTGGTGCCGCAGAACTTCGCGGTGGTGAAGCAAGCAGGCGAGCAGGGGTGCGAGTGGGTGCAGTTCCACACCCACGCCAACGCCATGTTCAACACACTCAGCGGCCGCACCTCCGCCCTCAGGGGGCTGCCCGTTGATGTGGTGGCCAACGCATACCAGATCTCGAGAGAGGAGGCCGAGAGGCTCAAGAATTCGAGGCGGGAGACGCTGCTTTTCAGCGGCACTAGGCAGTCAAGAAGAAGAGTTGCTTCTGCTTGA
- the LOC131010916 gene encoding uncharacterized protein LOC131010916, which translates to MNEYGRYFVVNYGGAFNGYEYIGGSSKNLHIFGDTMASTVYMINYLMMENSLSTNYSLYYLTKRLNGRVYSKNIIADDNDLLQLLASQPHFPEIYVVEDDYSGGVYVPSFDLPQSSGYGGESSATFESGDGLEAIQRYAYLDLSAGDSPAQQSVEPSVTWGNDQSTGWPSWDEPNPYQYDRLITDRCWGPADDQYTYEPQFVEDAGNVDEDYVPSSEAETDTSASEDLSEPENVRRAGIEYAGWQNLQIDEDDDEQVPGADELTNWLVPVIPLDAAAAVVDIEDYQLLPRELSKNMYFNSKDDLIVAIGLWNMKQGKEFSVSKSDSRRVYVKCKHSDTCPFKLHASSQDGVIWGVYKFTNEHSCDGELGRVARIKAPAKVVAAYLAQKIHDDCEILKPKAIQLELRREFGVQIKYDVALRARNRATEMVYGRHDQSFEMLPKYLYMLRQSNPGSRVEWEVDDDGRFKHLFVALAASATPFMFSLRPVIVVDGTHLKGKNRGILFVAVTKDGNESLFPLAYGVGPKENDESWSYFMSRIRRVYGQADPLLIVSDQHISIANAIRNELPNATHGLCYYHLQNNLKHYGKAVVEVYRQAAFAYEKSDFNRAMNALKVMKRAAYDKLMGIGPEKWARSMCPMPVRRYSFMTSNAAEAFNSRLLWARRLPICSMLEAIRIVIEKWFSERLRAAQQIEQGLTVEAGKRVAIEVQKSRRYTAQRLSGMKYKVQTADRSFKVDLEKKKCECRVFQLDQLPCSHSIAAISEAGDTIAEYVDSYYTNDFLIDTYSREVNNLPPRRQWLVPEHIAEQVVLPLIVKGQAGRPKEGRHRGGGEGTSTQADESSSIRRRKPKKCSICHEEGHSKRTCAGRATEPRE; encoded by the exons atgaatgaatatgggagatactttgtggttaattatggaggtgccttcaatggttatgagtacatcggcggctcttctaagaatttgcatattttcggagacacaATGGCCAGTACGGTGTACATGATAAATTACCTGATGAtggagaattcattgagcactaattacagcttgtattatttgacgaagagattaaatggcagggtatacagtaaaaatattattgccgatgacaatgatttgcttcagttgctggcgtcgcagccacattttcctgagatttatgttgtTGAAGACGATTACAGTGGAGGAGTGTATGTTCCTTCGttcgatctccctcaatcttccgggtatggaggtgaatccagtgcaacattcgaaagtggggacggattggaagcaatccaaagatatgcttatttagacCTATCAGCCGGAGATTCACCGGCGCAACAAAGTGTTGAACCGTCGGTCACTTGGGGTAATGATCAGTCAACGGGTTGGCCTTCATGGGATGAGCCAAATCCGTACCAGTACGATCGCCTAATAACTGATCGTTGTTGGGGTCCAGCTGATGATCAATATACGTACGAGCCTCAGTTCGTGGAGGATGCTGGTAATGTAGATGAAGATTATGTTCCATCGTCTGAAGCCGAGACTGATACAAGCGCCTCTGAAGACTTGTCGGAGCCAGAGAACGTGAGAAGGGCGGGGATTGAATATGCAGGTTGGCAGAATTTGCAGATCGACGAGGATGATGACGAACAGGTTCCTGGAGCAGAtgaactaactaattggttagttccggTTATCCCGTTGGACGCCGCAGCGGCAGTTGTGGATATTGAAGATTATCAGCTATTGCCTCGGGAGTTGTCaaagaatatgtatttcaatagcaaagatgatctgatcgttgcaatcggtctgtggaacatgaagcaggGCAAGGAATTTTCTGTCAGCAAATCAGACAGCAGACGAGTCTATGTCAAATGCAAGCATTCAGATACGTGCCCCTTCAAGCTCCATGCATCGTCACAAGATGGAGTCATTTGGGGAGTGTATAAGTTCACCAATGAGCACTCATGCGACGGTGAGCTAGGGCGCGTAGCGCGAATAAAGGCCCCCGCAAAAGTCGTCGCAGCATATTTAGCACAGAAGATACACGACGATTGCGAGATCTTGAAGCCGAAGGCCATCCAGCTGGAGCTGCGACGTGAGTTTGGCGTACAGATCAAGTACGATGTTGCATTGCGAGCCCGTAATCGAGCCACTGAGATGGTTTATGGTCGACATGATCAGTCCTTCGAGATGCTGCCCAAGTACTTATACATGTTGAGACAATCCAATCCCGGTTCGAGGGTGGAGTGGGAAGTTGACGATGATggccgattcaaacacttatttgttgctcttgcagcttcggctacccctttcatgttcagcttacggccagtgattgtcgtcgatggcacacacttgaagggcaagaataggggtattttgtttgttgcagtGACGAAGGATGGCAACGAGAGTTTGTTCCCACTCGCGTATGGTGTTGGCCCGAAAGAAAACGATGAATCGTGGAGTTATTTCATGTCACGCATTCGACGTGTTTATGGCCAAGCCGATCCACTTTTGATTGTCTCTGATCAGCATATCTCCATTGCCAATGCTATCAGAAATGAGTTACCAAATGCAACCCACGGCCTATGCTACTACCATTTGCAAAATAACCTGAAGCATTACGGTAAGGCAGTGGTCGAGGTGTATCGACAAGCTGCATTTGCGTACGAGAAGTCCGACTTCAATAGGgctatgaacgccctgaagGTTATGAAGAGAGCCGCGTACGATAAACTAATGGGGATTGGGCCGGAGAAGTGGGCTCGTTCGATGTGTCCTATGCCTGTGCGACGCTACAGTTTTATGACATCAAATGCTGCTGAAGCTTTTAATTCCAGATTGTTGTGGGCAAGAAGACTTCCTATATGCTCGATGTTAGAGGCAATCAGAATTGTTATTGAGAAATGGTTCAGCGAGCGACTAAGGGCTGCACAACAAATCGAGCAAGGCTTGACTGTTGAGGCTGGTAAAAGGGTAGCTATTGAAGTCCAAAAAAGTCGTCGATACACTGCACAAAGGTTGAGTGGCATGAAGTATAAGGTGCAAACTGCTGACAGAAGCTTCAAGGTGGATCtagagaagaaaaaatgcgaATGTCGAGTATTTCAGCTAGACCAACTGCCCTGTTCTCATTCAATCGCTGCAATAAG tGAAGCCGGTGATACGATCGCGGAGTATGTAGACTCGTACTACACGAATGACTTTCTTATCGATACTTACTCTCGCGAAGTTAATAATCTCCCGCCGAGACGCCAGTGGTTAGTTCCCGAGCACATCGCTGAGCAGGTTGTATTACCTCTGATTGTAAAAGGTCAAGCGGGGCGCCCAAAAGAAGGTAGACATCGAGGTGGTGGTGAAGGCACCAGCACACAAGCCGATGAGTCTTCTAGTATCAGGCGTCGTAAACCAAAGAAGTGCAGCATCTGCCATGAAGAAGGACACAGCAAGAGAACGTGCGCTGGCAGGGCGACTGAGCCCAGGGAGTAG
- the LOC131010924 gene encoding uncharacterized protein LOC131010924, which produces MEIAISTYYRDSHFPELVETLNVVGEQCNSDLLGRFRASCFGHFTDWRPGAKSNKALHQIVSRQIVSEENEMCFFLCGARVRFSPADYALVTGLNFGGSRFDATLQHDCSRVEAYRRFCGARSMTIQSLIKRVCDLDRLVDDEDGSLYLRAVLLCVAHTLVLGLDARVQPWLWVLVDDLAAFDRFPWGAYSYKMLCHYTRETGKGEKYHFYGPSWALYVWALERVPGFGHMVAASSGDPTAHPRCLRWTFRGKPKLHGLRDLFEGQGGVMPLDPDADDLSSHYFISALTPGELSVSFRPPDNPLARGVQFPQGTGARVVEERGDEEDVPRQPRTTRSHSVRGPVRDARQHEPARHSVDPGSRPVRDARPHEPARHSVDPGKRPAPHTSSSSSGSRTVSSPSEGEVDRKWVKKTIRQEIKKAFGKFVEKLKSKGKKDRCKKSKHFRVPDSPDDDDQRRSPDPPQPRSPPQPRSPPPSASGPDASGPSVSRSCDDDPRGEEPRHPETQDYDEQWRAMNQSVQGDYTPAEQTFDWSTQVYPHWSSPFLKPQYRTETPIFFAEPLTSIAPHEWGQSSSAGQAQTEEPEPQAEQPQVLLLQHLEPEPQAEQPPAEQPPAEQPPAELPRRSQRVRRPSNYQRSPWVNSQMPRPVTQVCSDHYEKWMARCREGRGREIYVKASGGLREYDDFARVDNVSQEFTTGDIDLYFLSLRNRLRASADLLDDVDMNNTIILDTDWFIYLKGEWDALLEKWAASEFTPEEYHILTHGAIADGWQPRIDWLCQIRGKAVKGQELPPGHIGWMDATQVLMPVIIGHHFVLCRIRLGELVCEVYDPVFHKLSPRQQDGRVGELLPLLRLLPIVLQLARWLDDTSIDSTVAKEKYPLMTAVFAPAEVQFHQQDSVSCGPFVCMYAERLISGSPSIEWGNHNVAAYRAKVARSIFSLCETRTHRITRLGFA; this is translated from the exons ATGGAGATTGCTATCAGCACCTACTATAGGGATTCACATTTTCCGGAGctggttgaaactttaaatgtggTCGGCGAACAGTGCAATTCAGATTTATTGGGAAGATTTAGAGCATCATGTTTTGGGCATTTCACTGATTGGAGGCCCGGCGCGAAGAGCAATAAAGCATTACACCAGATTGTATCGAGGCAGATTGTGTCAGAAGAAAATGAGATGTGCTTCTTTCTGTGCGGAGCACGAGTCAGATTTTCCCCTGCGGACTACGCATTAGTGACTGGGCTCAATTTCGGGGGATCGAGGTTCGATGCGACATTACAGCACGACTGCAGTCGCGTGGAGGCATACCGACGATTCTGCGGTGCGCGAAGCATGACCATACAGTCGCTCATCAAACGCGTGTGCGATTTGGATCGTCTAGTGGATGATGAGGATGGGAGCCTGTACCTTCGTGCTGTCCTCTTGTGTGTGGCTCACACCCTTGTTCTTGGGTTGGATGCGCGGGTACAGCCGTGGCTTTGGGTGTTGGTGGATGATCTGGCtgcatttgatagattcccctggGGCGCGTATTCGTATAAGATGTTATGCCATTATACGAGAGAGACAGGAAAGGGCGagaagtatcacttctacggtccttcgtgggctttatatgTCTGGGCATTGGAGCGCGTCCCGGGCTTCGGACACATGGTCGCAGCATCTAGCGGTGATCCGACAGCGCACCCTCGGTGTTTGAGATGGACTTTCAGGGGTAAGCCGAAGCTTCACGGTCTGCGCGATCTATTCGAGGGACAG GGTGGTGTCATGCCCCTGGACCCCGATGCTGACGATCTGTCGAGTCACTACTTCATATCAGCGCTGACACCGGGCGAACTCTCGGTGAGCTTCAGGCCCCCCGACAACCCATTAGCTCGGGGTGTCCAATTTCCACAGGGCACCGGAGCCCGTGTTGTGGAGGAGCGCGGGGACGAGGAGGATGTACCTAGACAGCCTCGTACGACTCGCAGTCACAGTGTCCGGggccctgtgagggatgctcgacagcacgagccggctcgtcattcagtagatccgggctcgcgccctgtgagggatgctcgaccccacgagccggctcgtcattcagtAGATCCGGGCAAGCGCCCAGCGCCGCATACTTCTTCATCGTCGAGCGGATCTCGGACTGTTTCCAGTCCCAGCGAGGGTGAGGTGGATCGTAAGTGGGTGAAGAAGACGATCCGTCAGGAGATTAAGAAGGCCTTCGGCAAATTCGTGGAGAAACTGAAGAGCAAGGGTAAAAAGGATAGGTGCAAGAAGAGCAAACATTTCCGAGTGCCCGACTCCCCTGATGATGATGACCAGCGACGGTCCCCTGATCCTCCACAGCCACGGTCTCCTCCACAGCCACGGTCTCCTCCACCCAGTGCTTCAGGGCCCGACGCTTCAGGGCCAAGCGTTTCACGTTCCTGCGACGACGACCCCCGCGGTGAGGAACCACGCCATCCAGAGACCCAGGATTACGACGAGCAGTGGCGGGCCATGAATCAGTCTGTTCAGGGCGACTACACACCGGCGGAGCAGACTTTTGACTGGTCGACCCAGGTCTACCCTCATTGGTCTTCCCCATTCCTGAAGCCGCAGTATAGAACAGAGACCCCGATATTCTTTGCTGAACCgctcacttctattgcaccacaTGAGTGGGGACAGTCCAGTTCGGCAGGACAGGCTCAGACGGAGGAGCCTGAGCCACAGGCAGAGCAGCCACAGGTACTGCTGCTGCAGCACCTAGAGCCTGAGCCACAGGCAGAGCAGCCGCCAGCAGAGCAGCCGCCGGCAGAGCAGCCGCCGGCAGAGCTCCCGCGTCGCAGTCAGAGGGTGAGGCGTCCGTCTAACTATCAGCGATCGccttgggttaatagccaaatgCCACGTCCAGTGACACAAGTCTGCAGTGACCATTATGAGAAGTGGATGGCTAGGTGTCGAGAGGGTAGGGGTCGTGAGATTTATGTCAAGGCAAGTGGTGGTTTGCGGGAGTACGACGACTTCGCGCGGGTGGATAATGTCAGCCAGGAATTCACAACTGGG GATATTGACTTGTATTTCTTAAGCTTGAGAAATAGACTTCGAGCTTCAGCAGATTTACTGGATGACGTAGATATGAATAACACAATCATATTAGACACGGATTGGTTT ATATACCTCAAGGGCGAGTGGGACGCTCTATTGGAGAAGTGGGCAGCCAGTGAGTTTACTCCAGAGGAGTATCATATATTGACGCATGGAGCAATAGCTGATGGTTGGCAGCCCCGGATAGACTGGCTCTGCCAAATACGTGGAAAAGCCGTTAAGGGCCAAGAACTTCCTCCTGGTCATATAGGATGGATGGATGCCACACAG GTTCTCATGCCAGTCATAATTGGCCACCATTTTGTCCTATGTCGGATCCGGTTAGGAGAATTGGTTTGCGAGGTCTATGACCCAGTATTCCACAAGCTATCACCTCGCCAGCAGGATGGTCGAGTTGGTGAACTACTGCCTTTACTGAGATTGTTGCCAATTGTCCTTCAGTTGGCGAGGTGGCTAGACGACACATCCATTGATTCGACAGTGGCAAAGGAGAAGTACCCACTTATGACGGCGGTGTTTGCTCCAGCGGAGGTTCAGTTTCACCAGCAGGACTCTGTCAGCTGCGGGCCTTTCGTCTGCATGTATGCAGAACGACTGATATCTGGCTCTCCATCCATTGAGTGGGGTAACCACAACGTGGCGGCATACAGGGCCAAGGTTGCTAGATCTATATTTTCGTTGTGTGAAactaggacacatcgtatcacTAGACTTGGTTTTGCATAG